TTGCGGCGGCTCCTCGTGTAGAGAGCCGCCGAATGTTGTTTTGACTTGGCCCTACGTGGGCAGGATGGATCGTCCATGCAGACCGTACTGATCGTCATTCACCTCATAATCGTGATTTCGCTTGTCGGCGTCGTGCTGATCCAGCGGTCCGAAGGCGGCGGGCTTGGGATCGGCGGCGGCTCAGGCTTCATGTCGGCACGCGGCGCGGCCAATGCCCTGACCCGGACAACGGCTATCCTGGCGACGCTGTTTTTCATCACCTCGCTCGGACTTGGCATTCTTTCGCGGTTCGAGGCAAAGCCGACCGATATTCTCAATCGTATTCCGGCTGGCCAGCAGGCCCCT
The Allorhizobium ampelinum S4 genome window above contains:
- the secG gene encoding preprotein translocase subunit SecG, coding for MQTVLIVIHLIIVISLVGVVLIQRSEGGGLGIGGGSGFMSARGAANALTRTTAILATLFFITSLGLGILSRFEAKPTDILNRIPAGQQAPSGNILDQLPGAPATAPAPANGAATTPAPAQPGAVPTGN